In Candidatus Neomarinimicrobiota bacterium, a genomic segment contains:
- a CDS encoding PQQ-binding-like beta-propeller repeat protein translates to MNAIHYGLVAFALFFGMTFGFTDSVSGQVPRVTVPEVAQTADVIFMGTVLEQESRVNDAGNLIVTDVQFRNDKIVYQSESAQGSFGDFIEITYTGGQIEELALIVSESPRLQTKQQYIVFLHADGKSYFNPVVAGSHGIFNVLTDSVAEQQYVLNTASQGITGVENGYLTTTSRTIADISGGEVIWAESQDSINFHTEQPPEATDENHFATVHPTGSNNFQHILTVEEFTDYILNDALTTEVTDPTLRFGGKGVMIVEQDGELIEQEIPEGKGYEPSGNLMQRLQGLKNLQQQGKILNPPETTQSGDGSDIAFGQRLRRCGYQDLPIVMEQFNGMATSNQQALDLWNMFMDNAYQMASDDGTFGGNNDENEFTGFVSGSSLDNVYGRSWGSALAKTMIWTETTFWAGGTCNEILETDVIHNPAYSWSDNLDPIINDTLVFSYRTINMHELGHTWGWQDGVDEQYNYDHPSVMHAGFRSNLVEDGWGIHAVDAQAFRANYTSQTSEAEIIDIGIESYYADNGLRLALAGKSAGDTTWVYDAGDQIVLQGITVENMSKVDLEVDIEFYLSKDRFIDNSDILMGTFHWGGLTGSRYELLSETYFSGDFTMNIPLDTPQDNYFVAMRATPTYRSDDFTRNNETSMSFRIGVRQAPRIAGHVYDAGFSDIQGVRILGLPEDAYTDANGNYEAPVPKGWSGTIQPDHSAYTFSPQDASFSNVTSDQSQDFQGTIKTYNVGGYAYSNTGTPLEDVEITGFPSAVTTNSSGSFSTTVEHGFSGTIVPIKAGYNFNPNSESLTSVTSNRSLYFTGTSGDLADSDWPMFRQGQDHTGYLNAEPIEDDEQWTALLQGDVPTSPAVDAQGNVYIAALNGVYSYDPQGSKRWEFFPEQVKYFESSPAVGAGPVVYIGSTDGHLYALDHEGNQKWRFATGDSIVSSPVVGENGVIYIGSNSDSLYAVNPDGSHKWTFGAGDEIKSSPAYGSDGTIYFGSDNGNVYAVDSSGTEVWSVSTDGPVRSSPAISGDGTIYVGSNDSKLYSISSSGSVNWSYDTGSPVKSSPAIGQSGTIFFGSDNGKVYALNSDKSVAWSYQTDDAVQSSPAVSYYAYQGSGGEREIVYVGSDDGRIYAITSLNTGSSQVSPGDKLWSIDTGEPVQSSPALNGNMLYVGSNDMYLHAIGGGSSASGMFAALGLGGKEGMEEIAIIIAESQEGGLFGDPAILGDITGGDGCTGGPLIIPACGPGMAQPGGISGFLEIKAGVPLRIGILPASQIDQYEAVMANETTEPLIGEFTTTFEAGQSFVATVSGLENPEEFVTNPDNMSTALDLKMQSGVSPMSGNLETVQVMAGNFITDSDNLSITLVEAETQFSGMEYGSFSDIRNVEPGKYTVRMDTDPEGLAKGGTVLREFEVDLRYQFGQTVTLFANGFLDPKANNNGPIANLMMGSAGGYSMDLGRQKSQEAISLLQRVPVLQDDYLLEPGATHPVRYSTLSYLDFEDWWSGSLLPYHTPSLGEIRQAYHLETESAWNIPVESTVFSSEDLGDDGQLTLVGQPADSIPEALKKQLQEFDRTDYTHLSKIVWDDYEEMSGIQTWYVMKNQNGFALPVAKYQEMAFGDISQPMTVTFYEPVTLNLPEELGAEAAVELDYDLRLYEFTEEGAAELTDTTSYRLSGWVESQGSMTLPQPFGKVIELDNSSRIKLKEVRFGNSGVTALSGLESYLILHSGDTGYETVSAIAGTEFAGVTYIQSGDIFSVTGGTPTGNDQSETVPEQIALLPNYPNPFNPTTEIQYHMPEAGDVRITVYDIRGKRVRTLVQDHKPAGKHQVTFDAADLPSGMYFYTFRTRGFSDSGKMILLK, encoded by the coding sequence CCCCGGTTACAGACGAAACAGCAATACATTGTATTCCTCCACGCCGACGGAAAAAGCTATTTTAATCCGGTTGTAGCAGGTTCCCACGGAATTTTCAATGTTCTGACCGATTCAGTTGCTGAGCAGCAGTACGTGCTAAACACCGCCAGTCAGGGAATTACCGGCGTTGAAAATGGATATTTAACTACAACAAGCCGAACCATTGCGGACATTTCCGGCGGAGAAGTGATCTGGGCGGAATCTCAGGACTCAATTAATTTCCATACAGAACAACCGCCTGAGGCCACAGATGAAAACCATTTTGCGACGGTTCATCCAACCGGATCAAACAATTTCCAGCACATCCTGACAGTTGAGGAATTTACGGACTATATACTGAATGACGCTCTCACGACGGAAGTGACGGATCCCACCCTCCGTTTCGGTGGCAAAGGCGTCATGATTGTGGAGCAGGACGGAGAACTCATAGAGCAGGAAATCCCTGAGGGAAAGGGCTACGAACCATCCGGGAATCTGATGCAGCGCCTGCAGGGATTAAAGAACCTGCAGCAACAGGGCAAAATCCTGAATCCGCCGGAAACTACGCAATCGGGCGACGGCTCCGACATTGCATTCGGCCAGCGGCTGCGACGCTGTGGTTATCAGGATCTTCCCATTGTTATGGAACAGTTTAACGGGATGGCAACGTCGAACCAGCAGGCGCTGGATCTCTGGAATATGTTCATGGATAACGCATATCAAATGGCCTCCGATGACGGAACCTTCGGTGGCAATAACGATGAGAACGAATTCACCGGTTTTGTCTCCGGGAGCAGCCTGGACAACGTGTACGGCCGCAGCTGGGGAAGCGCCCTCGCAAAGACGATGATTTGGACTGAGACCACCTTTTGGGCTGGCGGGACCTGTAACGAAATCCTGGAGACCGACGTCATTCATAATCCGGCTTATAGCTGGAGTGATAACCTGGATCCGATAATCAACGATACGCTGGTTTTCAGTTACCGGACGATTAATATGCACGAGTTAGGCCATACCTGGGGATGGCAGGACGGCGTGGACGAACAGTATAACTATGACCATCCCTCGGTAATGCATGCCGGATTTCGCAGTAACCTGGTCGAGGACGGGTGGGGTATCCATGCGGTGGATGCCCAGGCGTTCCGGGCGAATTATACGAGTCAAACATCGGAAGCGGAAATCATCGATATCGGCATCGAATCCTACTATGCTGACAATGGACTCCGGTTGGCTCTGGCCGGAAAATCCGCCGGTGATACAACATGGGTCTACGACGCCGGCGATCAGATTGTTCTGCAGGGCATCACGGTCGAAAATATGTCCAAAGTCGATCTGGAAGTGGACATCGAGTTTTATCTCAGCAAGGATCGGTTTATCGACAACAGCGATATCCTCATGGGGACTTTCCACTGGGGTGGACTGACCGGCAGCAGGTATGAGCTGTTAAGCGAAACCTATTTCTCCGGTGATTTTACTATGAATATCCCGCTGGATACGCCTCAGGATAATTATTTTGTGGCGATGCGGGCTACTCCGACGTACCGCTCGGATGATTTTACCCGGAACAATGAAACCAGCATGTCATTTCGAATCGGGGTCCGGCAGGCGCCGAGGATTGCCGGCCACGTGTACGACGCTGGGTTCTCTGATATTCAGGGAGTCAGAATTCTTGGCCTGCCGGAAGATGCCTATACGGATGCCAACGGGAACTATGAAGCGCCGGTACCGAAGGGATGGAGCGGCACAATCCAGCCGGACCATAGCGCCTATACCTTTTCGCCACAGGATGCCTCCTTCTCCAATGTGACCTCCGATCAGTCCCAGGATTTCCAGGGGACCATTAAAACGTACAATGTTGGTGGTTATGCATATAGCAACACTGGTACGCCACTGGAAGATGTCGAAATCACCGGGTTTCCTTCAGCGGTGACCACAAACTCCAGCGGGTCATTTTCCACGACAGTTGAACACGGATTTTCCGGCACGATTGTCCCGATAAAGGCCGGATATAACTTTAATCCCAATTCCGAATCGCTGACCAGTGTCACGAGCAACCGAAGCCTCTATTTTACCGGGACAAGCGGCGACCTGGCGGACTCGGACTGGCCCATGTTCCGGCAGGGGCAGGATCATACGGGCTATCTCAACGCTGAACCGATTGAAGATGATGAACAATGGACTGCCCTGCTCCAGGGTGATGTCCCCACTTCGCCTGCCGTGGATGCTCAGGGTAACGTATACATCGCCGCACTGAACGGCGTGTATTCGTATGATCCTCAGGGGAGTAAACGCTGGGAATTTTTCCCCGAGCAGGTAAAATACTTTGAATCCTCACCTGCGGTGGGCGCCGGACCGGTCGTCTATATTGGCTCAACAGACGGACATCTCTACGCCCTGGATCACGAGGGGAACCAGAAGTGGCGGTTTGCAACCGGTGACAGTATAGTCTCCTCCCCGGTGGTTGGCGAGAACGGAGTAATTTATATCGGTTCCAACAGCGATTCCCTTTATGCGGTCAATCCGGACGGCAGTCACAAATGGACCTTCGGGGCCGGAGACGAAATCAAGTCTTCACCGGCGTACGGTAGTGATGGCACTATCTATTTCGGTTCCGACAACGGCAACGTCTATGCTGTGGATTCCTCCGGCACAGAGGTCTGGAGTGTCTCCACCGACGGCCCGGTGCGTTCTTCTCCCGCGATAAGCGGCGATGGAACGATCTATGTCGGTTCCAACGATTCCAAACTCTACTCCATCAGTTCGTCCGGGAGCGTGAATTGGTCGTATGATACCGGTTCGCCTGTCAAGTCCTCGCCCGCAATCGGACAATCGGGTACTATCTTTTTTGGGTCGGACAACGGGAAAGTCTATGCGCTGAACAGCGACAAATCCGTGGCGTGGAGCTACCAGACTGATGATGCAGTCCAGTCCTCACCCGCCGTGAGTTACTACGCCTATCAGGGATCGGGCGGAGAACGGGAAATAGTATACGTCGGTTCCGATGACGGGCGGATTTATGCCATTACATCACTCAACACCGGAAGCTCTCAGGTCTCTCCCGGCGATAAACTCTGGAGCATCGACACGGGTGAGCCGGTGCAGTCATCACCTGCGCTAAATGGGAATATGCTGTATGTCGGCTCCAATGATATGTATCTCCATGCCATCGGCGGCGGCAGTTCGGCCAGTGGTATGTTTGCAGCGCTGGGGCTCGGCGGCAAAGAAGGGATGGAAGAGATAGCGATCATCATTGCGGAATCCCAGGAAGGCGGCTTGTTTGGCGATCCGGCGATTCTCGGTGACATTACCGGTGGCGATGGCTGCACAGGCGGCCCGCTGATTATTCCTGCCTGCGGTCCCGGTATGGCCCAGCCCGGCGGAATTTCAGGATTTTTGGAGATTAAAGCCGGAGTCCCACTTCGGATCGGAATCCTACCGGCCAGCCAAATCGATCAATATGAAGCGGTGATGGCAAACGAAACCACCGAACCGCTAATCGGCGAATTCACTACAACCTTCGAAGCCGGACAATCATTTGTCGCCACGGTTTCCGGGCTTGAAAATCCGGAGGAGTTTGTTACCAACCCGGATAATATGTCCACTGCCCTGGACCTCAAGATGCAGTCAGGTGTGAGTCCGATGTCAGGCAATCTGGAAACGGTGCAGGTAATGGCGGGTAACTTCATCACAGACTCGGATAACCTCTCCATTACGCTGGTGGAAGCAGAAACGCAGTTTTCCGGCATGGAGTACGGTTCCTTCTCGGATATCCGGAATGTGGAACCAGGAAAATATACCGTCAGAATGGATACGGATCCCGAAGGGCTGGCCAAAGGCGGGACAGTACTCAGGGAATTTGAGGTCGACCTGCGGTACCAGTTTGGCCAAACCGTTACGTTGTTCGCCAACGGATTCCTTGATCCGAAGGCGAATAACAACGGCCCGATTGCCAATCTGATGATGGGATCGGCTGGCGGCTATTCGATGGATCTTGGGCGACAGAAATCCCAGGAGGCGATCTCGCTGCTGCAGAGAGTTCCTGTCCTCCAGGATGATTATTTGCTCGAACCGGGTGCAACACATCCGGTGCGATATTCAACCTTGTCCTATCTCGATTTCGAAGACTGGTGGAGCGGCTCTCTTCTCCCGTACCATACGCCTTCGCTGGGAGAAATCAGACAGGCGTATCATCTCGAAACCGAAAGCGCCTGGAATATTCCGGTGGAGTCGACGGTATTCTCGTCAGAGGACCTGGGTGACGATGGCCAGTTAACACTCGTCGGCCAGCCCGCCGACAGTATCCCGGAGGCGCTGAAAAAACAGTTACAGGAATTCGACCGGACGGATTATACCCATCTCAGCAAAATTGTTTGGGATGACTATGAAGAGATGTCGGGAATCCAGACCTGGTATGTGATGAAAAACCAGAACGGCTTTGCCCTTCCCGTGGCAAAATATCAGGAGATGGCGTTCGGGGACATAAGCCAGCCGATGACGGTGACGTTCTATGAGCCGGTGACACTGAATTTACCGGAAGAACTCGGTGCGGAAGCCGCTGTGGAATTGGATTACGACCTGCGTCTTTACGAGTTCACAGAAGAAGGTGCGGCTGAACTGACGGATACCACTTCGTACCGGCTTAGCGGATGGGTGGAATCGCAAGGATCTATGACCCTTCCTCAGCCGTTTGGCAAGGTCATCGAACTGGATAATTCATCCAGGATAAAGCTAAAAGAAGTGCGATTCGGCAACTCAGGGGTGACTGCCCTTTCAGGATTAGAATCGTATCTGATACTCCACTCCGGTGACACTGGATACGAGACGGTCTCTGCAATTGCGGGCACTGAATTTGCCGGAGTAACGTATATCCAGAGTGGCGACATCTTTTCCGTAACCGGTGGAACACCTACCGGTAACGACCAATCGGAAACTGTCCCGGAGCAGATCGCTCTGCTGCCGAATTACCCGAATCCGTTTAATCCGACCACGGAAATTCAGTACCATATGCCGGAGGCTGGCGATGTCCGGATTACGGTTTACGATATCCGCGGGAAACGAGTCAGGACCCTTGTCCAGGACCATAAACCTGCCGGAAAGCATCAGGTTACCTTTGATGCAGCGGATCTGCCGAGCGGAATGTACTTTTACACTTTTCGCACACGAGGATTTTCCGATTCCGGGAAGATGATCCTCCTGAAATAA